From the genome of Chlorocebus sabaeus isolate Y175 chromosome 2, mChlSab1.0.hap1, whole genome shotgun sequence, one region includes:
- the LOC103247538 gene encoding uncharacterized protein isoform X8: MGRHLVRGDPCPYSRGCKFFFCNWRLTIPPSNLIFQAGDLLSDSWYHCLDRDTACVQTSCLFSLHPLPSMQGPSARVAVHLVGTRNIQDPNQGHNGHRVAVQGLMGRHIRLGMTHEHFSGSSLRFVAPLSGQRYTLTSNQPPQGPGFWVQQEKAQNLICGEQQQLPGEGARRSRQDGAERSRCRG; the protein is encoded by the exons ATGGGAAGGCATTTGGTCCGTGGCGACCCATGCCCCTATTCTCgaggttgcaaattttttttctgcaactGGCGCCTCACCATACCACCCTCCAACCTTATATTCCAAGCAGGGGATCTTCTCTCTGATTCGTGGTACCACTGTCTGGACCGAGACACAGCCTGCGTTCAAACCAG ttGCCTCTTCTCCCTGCACCCCTTACCTTCCATGCAAGGGCCTTCTGCCAGGGTTGCAGTACATCTAGTAGGCACGAGAAACATACAGGATCCGAACCAGGGACATAATGGTCACCGCGTAGCAGTGCAGGGGCTGATGGGAAGGCACATTCGTCTGGGGATGACGCATGAACACTTCTCG GGATCTTCTCTCCGATTTGTGGCACCCCTATCTGGACAGAGATACACCCTGACTTCAAACCAG CCACCTCAGGGCCCAGGTTTCTGGGTTCAGCAGGAGAAAGCGCAGAATCTGATTTGTGGAgagcagcagcagctcccaggAGAAGGTGCAAGGAGGTCCCGGCAAGACGGAGCAGAAAGGAGCAGGTGCAGGGGGTGA
- the LOC103247538 gene encoding uncharacterized protein isoform X2, translating to MVPYLDRDAPWVRTRDTRIFRGHLLTLGYPSSSQESAHFGIPFEFIGTTDCKDSSVPFGVPLLGPRHTLGLNQVTCLPALNLTFPSGAFVPLLGINSMSETLPASNQGLQCSRGPVPGLTGIFSLIRGTTVWTETQPAFKPAGIFSPICGTPIWTEIHPDFKPATSGPRFLGSAGESAESDLWRAAAAPRRRCKEVPARRSRKEQVQGVRQLHRAEAAGRGFSLHTWTATG from the exons ATGGTACCCTACCTGGACCGAGATGCACCTTGGGTTCGAACCAGGGATACCAGAATCTTCAG GGGACATCTGCTCACTTTGGGGTACCCTTCGAGTTCTCAAGAATCTGCTCACTTTGGGATACCCTTCGAGTTCATTGGAACCACAGACTGCAAG GATTCTTCTGTCCCCTTTGGGGTACCTCTACTGGGACCAAGACACACCCTGGGTTTGAACCAG GTCACCTGCCTCCCTGCCCTCAACCTGACCTTCCCCTCAGGGGCCTTCGTCCCTCTTTTGGGTATCAATAGCATGTCTGAAACACTCCCTGCGTCGAATCAGGGTCTCCAGTGTTCTCGGGGCCCAGTGCCGGGGCTGACG GGGATCTTCTCTCTGATTCGTGGTACCACTGTCTGGACCGAGACACAGCCTGCGTTCAAACCAG CAGGGATCTTCTCTCCGATTTGTGGCACCCCTATCTGGACAGAGATACACCCTGACTTCAAACCAG CCACCTCAGGGCCCAGGTTTCTGGGTTCAGCAGGAGAAAGCGCAGAATCTGATTTGTGGAgagcagcagcagctcccaggAGAAGGTGCAAGGAGGTCCCGGCAAGACGGAGCAGAAAGGAGCAGGTGCAGGGGGTGAGGCAGCTGCACagggctgaggcagctggacgGGGCTTCAGCCTTCACACCTGGACAGCAACTGGCTGA
- the LOC103247538 gene encoding uncharacterized protein isoform X7, translating into MVPYLDRDAPWVRTRDTRIFRGHLLTLGYPSSSQESAHFGIPFEFIGTTDCKDSSVPFGVPLLGPRHTLGLNQVTCLPALNLTFPSGAFVPLLGINSMSETLPASNQGLQCSRGPVPGLTQGIFSLIRGTTVWTETQPAFKPGIFSPICGTPIWTEIHPDFKPGAICLLSDTTSHPETHPEFKLGRPLSLFSSISS; encoded by the exons ATGGTACCCTACCTGGACCGAGATGCACCTTGGGTTCGAACCAGGGATACCAGAATCTTCAG GGGACATCTGCTCACTTTGGGGTACCCTTCGAGTTCTCAAGAATCTGCTCACTTTGGGATACCCTTCGAGTTCATTGGAACCACAGACTGCAAG GATTCTTCTGTCCCCTTTGGGGTACCTCTACTGGGACCAAGACACACCCTGGGTTTGAACCAG GTCACCTGCCTCCCTGCCCTCAACCTGACCTTCCCCTCAGGGGCCTTCGTCCCTCTTTTGGGTATCAATAGCATGTCTGAAACACTCCCTGCGTCGAATCAGGGTCTCCAGTGTTCTCGGGGCCCAGTGCCGGGGCTGACG CAGGGGATCTTCTCTCTGATTCGTGGTACCACTGTCTGGACCGAGACACAGCCTGCGTTCAAACCAG GGATCTTCTCTCCGATTTGTGGCACCCCTATCTGGACAGAGATACACCCTGACTTCAAACCAG GTGCCATCTGCCTGCTTTCGGATACCACAAGTCATCCCGAGACACACCCTGAGTTCAAACTGGGAAGGCCACTGTCATTATTTTCATCAATCTCTAGCTGA
- the LOC103247538 gene encoding uncharacterized protein isoform X6, with amino-acid sequence MVPYLDRDAPWVRTRDTRIFRGHLLTLGYPSSSQESAHFGIPFEFIGTTDCKDSSVPFGVPLLGPRHTLGLNQVTCLPALNLTFPSGAFVPLLGINSMSETLPASNQGLQCSRGPVPGLTQGIFSLIRGTTVWTETQPAFKPAGIFSPICGTPIWTEIHPDFKPGAICLLSDTTSHPETHPEFKLGRPLSLFSSISS; translated from the exons ATGGTACCCTACCTGGACCGAGATGCACCTTGGGTTCGAACCAGGGATACCAGAATCTTCAG GGGACATCTGCTCACTTTGGGGTACCCTTCGAGTTCTCAAGAATCTGCTCACTTTGGGATACCCTTCGAGTTCATTGGAACCACAGACTGCAAG GATTCTTCTGTCCCCTTTGGGGTACCTCTACTGGGACCAAGACACACCCTGGGTTTGAACCAG GTCACCTGCCTCCCTGCCCTCAACCTGACCTTCCCCTCAGGGGCCTTCGTCCCTCTTTTGGGTATCAATAGCATGTCTGAAACACTCCCTGCGTCGAATCAGGGTCTCCAGTGTTCTCGGGGCCCAGTGCCGGGGCTGACG CAGGGGATCTTCTCTCTGATTCGTGGTACCACTGTCTGGACCGAGACACAGCCTGCGTTCAAACCAG CAGGGATCTTCTCTCCGATTTGTGGCACCCCTATCTGGACAGAGATACACCCTGACTTCAAACCAG GTGCCATCTGCCTGCTTTCGGATACCACAAGTCATCCCGAGACACACCCTGAGTTCAAACTGGGAAGGCCACTGTCATTATTTTCATCAATCTCTAGCTGA
- the LOC103247538 gene encoding uncharacterized protein isoform X4, translating to MVPYLDRDAPWVRTRDTRIFRGHLLTLGYPSSSQESAHFGIPFEFIGTTDCKDSSVPFGVPLLGPRHTLGLNQVTCLPALNLTFPSGAFVPLLGINSMSETLPASNQGLQCSRGPVPGLTGIFSLIRGTTVWTETQPAFKPGIFSPICGTPIWTEIHPDFKPATSGPRFLGSAGESAESDLWRAAAAPRRRCKEVPARRSRKEQVQGVRQLHRAEAAGRGFSLHTWTATG from the exons ATGGTACCCTACCTGGACCGAGATGCACCTTGGGTTCGAACCAGGGATACCAGAATCTTCAG GGGACATCTGCTCACTTTGGGGTACCCTTCGAGTTCTCAAGAATCTGCTCACTTTGGGATACCCTTCGAGTTCATTGGAACCACAGACTGCAAG GATTCTTCTGTCCCCTTTGGGGTACCTCTACTGGGACCAAGACACACCCTGGGTTTGAACCAG GTCACCTGCCTCCCTGCCCTCAACCTGACCTTCCCCTCAGGGGCCTTCGTCCCTCTTTTGGGTATCAATAGCATGTCTGAAACACTCCCTGCGTCGAATCAGGGTCTCCAGTGTTCTCGGGGCCCAGTGCCGGGGCTGACG GGGATCTTCTCTCTGATTCGTGGTACCACTGTCTGGACCGAGACACAGCCTGCGTTCAAACCAG GGATCTTCTCTCCGATTTGTGGCACCCCTATCTGGACAGAGATACACCCTGACTTCAAACCAG CCACCTCAGGGCCCAGGTTTCTGGGTTCAGCAGGAGAAAGCGCAGAATCTGATTTGTGGAgagcagcagcagctcccaggAGAAGGTGCAAGGAGGTCCCGGCAAGACGGAGCAGAAAGGAGCAGGTGCAGGGGGTGAGGCAGCTGCACagggctgaggcagctggacgGGGCTTCAGCCTTCACACCTGGACAGCAACTGGCTGA
- the LOC103247538 gene encoding uncharacterized protein isoform X3, translating to MVPYLDRDAPWVRTRDTRIFRGHLLTLGYPSSSQESAHFGIPFEFIGTTDCKDSSVPFGVPLLGPRHTLGLNQVTCLPALNLTFPSGAFVPLLGINSMSETLPASNQGLQCSRGPVPGLTQGIFSLIRGTTVWTETQPAFKPGIFSPICGTPIWTEIHPDFKPATSGPRFLGSAGESAESDLWRAAAAPRRRCKEVPARRSRKEQVQGVRQLHRAEAAGRGFSLHTWTATG from the exons ATGGTACCCTACCTGGACCGAGATGCACCTTGGGTTCGAACCAGGGATACCAGAATCTTCAG GGGACATCTGCTCACTTTGGGGTACCCTTCGAGTTCTCAAGAATCTGCTCACTTTGGGATACCCTTCGAGTTCATTGGAACCACAGACTGCAAG GATTCTTCTGTCCCCTTTGGGGTACCTCTACTGGGACCAAGACACACCCTGGGTTTGAACCAG GTCACCTGCCTCCCTGCCCTCAACCTGACCTTCCCCTCAGGGGCCTTCGTCCCTCTTTTGGGTATCAATAGCATGTCTGAAACACTCCCTGCGTCGAATCAGGGTCTCCAGTGTTCTCGGGGCCCAGTGCCGGGGCTGACG CAGGGGATCTTCTCTCTGATTCGTGGTACCACTGTCTGGACCGAGACACAGCCTGCGTTCAAACCAG GGATCTTCTCTCCGATTTGTGGCACCCCTATCTGGACAGAGATACACCCTGACTTCAAACCAG CCACCTCAGGGCCCAGGTTTCTGGGTTCAGCAGGAGAAAGCGCAGAATCTGATTTGTGGAgagcagcagcagctcccaggAGAAGGTGCAAGGAGGTCCCGGCAAGACGGAGCAGAAAGGAGCAGGTGCAGGGGGTGAGGCAGCTGCACagggctgaggcagctggacgGGGCTTCAGCCTTCACACCTGGACAGCAACTGGCTGA
- the LOC103247538 gene encoding uncharacterized protein isoform X1, with the protein MVPYLDRDAPWVRTRDTRIFRGHLLTLGYPSSSQESAHFGIPFEFIGTTDCKDSSVPFGVPLLGPRHTLGLNQVTCLPALNLTFPSGAFVPLLGINSMSETLPASNQGLQCSRGPVPGLTQGIFSLIRGTTVWTETQPAFKPAGIFSPICGTPIWTEIHPDFKPATSGPRFLGSAGESAESDLWRAAAAPRRRCKEVPARRSRKEQVQGVRQLHRAEAAGRGFSLHTWTATG; encoded by the exons ATGGTACCCTACCTGGACCGAGATGCACCTTGGGTTCGAACCAGGGATACCAGAATCTTCAG GGGACATCTGCTCACTTTGGGGTACCCTTCGAGTTCTCAAGAATCTGCTCACTTTGGGATACCCTTCGAGTTCATTGGAACCACAGACTGCAAG GATTCTTCTGTCCCCTTTGGGGTACCTCTACTGGGACCAAGACACACCCTGGGTTTGAACCAG GTCACCTGCCTCCCTGCCCTCAACCTGACCTTCCCCTCAGGGGCCTTCGTCCCTCTTTTGGGTATCAATAGCATGTCTGAAACACTCCCTGCGTCGAATCAGGGTCTCCAGTGTTCTCGGGGCCCAGTGCCGGGGCTGACG CAGGGGATCTTCTCTCTGATTCGTGGTACCACTGTCTGGACCGAGACACAGCCTGCGTTCAAACCAG CAGGGATCTTCTCTCCGATTTGTGGCACCCCTATCTGGACAGAGATACACCCTGACTTCAAACCAG CCACCTCAGGGCCCAGGTTTCTGGGTTCAGCAGGAGAAAGCGCAGAATCTGATTTGTGGAgagcagcagcagctcccaggAGAAGGTGCAAGGAGGTCCCGGCAAGACGGAGCAGAAAGGAGCAGGTGCAGGGGGTGAGGCAGCTGCACagggctgaggcagctggacgGGGCTTCAGCCTTCACACCTGGACAGCAACTGGCTGA
- the LOC103247538 gene encoding uncharacterized protein isoform X5, with the protein MVPYLDRDAPWVRTRDTRIFRGHLLTLGYPSSSQESAHFGIPFEFIGTTDCKVTCLPALNLTFPSGAFVPLLGINSMSETLPASNQGLQCSRGPVPGLTQGIFSLIRGTTVWTETQPAFKPAGIFSPICGTPIWTEIHPDFKPATSGPRFLGSAGESAESDLWRAAAAPRRRCKEVPARRSRKEQVQGVRQLHRAEAAGRGFSLHTWTATG; encoded by the exons ATGGTACCCTACCTGGACCGAGATGCACCTTGGGTTCGAACCAGGGATACCAGAATCTTCAG GGGACATCTGCTCACTTTGGGGTACCCTTCGAGTTCTCAAGAATCTGCTCACTTTGGGATACCCTTCGAGTTCATTGGAACCACAGACTGCAAG GTCACCTGCCTCCCTGCCCTCAACCTGACCTTCCCCTCAGGGGCCTTCGTCCCTCTTTTGGGTATCAATAGCATGTCTGAAACACTCCCTGCGTCGAATCAGGGTCTCCAGTGTTCTCGGGGCCCAGTGCCGGGGCTGACG CAGGGGATCTTCTCTCTGATTCGTGGTACCACTGTCTGGACCGAGACACAGCCTGCGTTCAAACCAG CAGGGATCTTCTCTCCGATTTGTGGCACCCCTATCTGGACAGAGATACACCCTGACTTCAAACCAG CCACCTCAGGGCCCAGGTTTCTGGGTTCAGCAGGAGAAAGCGCAGAATCTGATTTGTGGAgagcagcagcagctcccaggAGAAGGTGCAAGGAGGTCCCGGCAAGACGGAGCAGAAAGGAGCAGGTGCAGGGGGTGAGGCAGCTGCACagggctgaggcagctggacgGGGCTTCAGCCTTCACACCTGGACAGCAACTGGCTGA